The proteins below are encoded in one region of Belonocnema kinseyi isolate 2016_QV_RU_SX_M_011 chromosome 3, B_treatae_v1, whole genome shotgun sequence:
- the LOC117170341 gene encoding histidine--tRNA ligase, cytoplasmic isoform X2 encodes MADETKTKLLEQIKQQGDLVRKLKAEKADITAISEGVAKLLNLKAQIGDDNVAQKFTLKTPKGTRDYNPEQMALRLGVLDKIVAVFKRHGAVTIDTPIFELKEVLTGKYGEDSKLIYDLKDQGGEILALRYDLTVPFARYLAMSKISSIKRYHIAKVYRRDNPAMTKGRYREFYQCDFDIAGQYDPMLPDVECLRIISEALSSLNLGPFLIKVNHRCILDGIFETCGVPKSQFRGICSAVDKLDKSPWEEVRKEMVEEKNLDGAIADKIGAYVSLSGQIELVEKLRQDENLMKSPSAVQGLNAMELLLKYCEIYKISDNVKFDMSLARGLDYYTGVIYEAVLTGDDVGVGSIAGGGRYDNLVGMFDTKNKNVPCVGLSLGVERIFSVLESKLENKGMRTRTNEVEVFVATAQKNLHEERMRILAELWDAGIKAEHSYKKHSKILAQLQHCEENGIPLVVIIGEGELQRGEVTFREVTSRAEKSVPRKELVQEIQKWIEHSRTNP; translated from the exons ATGGCTGATGAAACGAAGACGAAGCTTCTTGAGCAGATAAAACAACAGGGAGATCTTGTGCGGAAATTGAAAGCTGAAAAGGCAGACATCACTGCT atatcggAAGGGGTAGccaaattattaaacttaaaGGCCCAAATAGGAGATGACAATGTCGCTCAGAAGTTCACACTCAAAACGCCCAAAGGTACGAGAGACTACAATCCTGAACAAATGGCCTTACGGCTCGGAGTATTGGACAAAATTGTCGCTGTCTTTAAACGTCACGGGGCAGTCACTATTGACACTCCCATTTTTGAACTCaag GAAGTTCTCACGGGAAAATATGGCGAGGACTCGAAGCTTATATACGACCTGAAAGATCAGGGCGGAGAAATTCTCGCTCTCAGGTACGACTTAACTGTTCCTTTCGCGAGATACTTGGCCATGAGCAAGATCTCGAGCATCAAAAGGTACCACATAGCCAAAGTTTACAGGAGAGATAATCCTGCGATGACAAAAGGACGATATCGCGAATTTTATCAATGT GATTTTGACATAGCTGGTCAGTACGACCCGATGTTACCAGACGTAGAATGCCTTCGCATAATTTCTGAGGCTCTATCTTCCTTGAATTTAGGACCCTTTTTAATTAAGGTTAATCATAGATGTATCTTAGACGGCATATTCGAGACGTGTGGTGTTCCCAAATCCCAATTTCGCGGTATTTGTTCCGCCGTGGACAAACTGGACAAGAGTCCTTGGGAGGAAGTCCGGAAGGAAATGGTGGAGGAAAAGAATCTGGATGGTGCGATCGCTGATAAAATTGGTGCTTATGTCTCGCTCTCTGGACAAATTGAACTTGTCGAGAAATTGAGACAAGATGAGAATCTGATGAAATCTCCAAGTGCTGTGCAAGGTCTCAATGCGATGGAGTTATTATTGAAGTATTGTGAGATTTATAAAATCAGTGATAATGTCAAATTCGACATGAGTTTGGCGAGGGGACTGGATTACTACACTGGAGTGATTTATGAAGCAGTATTAACCG GAGATGACGTTGGTGTTGGAAGCATAGCTGGTGGAGGTCGCTACGACAATTTGGTTGGAATGTtcgacacaaaaaataaaaacgtgcCCTGTGTGGGATTATCTCTAGGAGTCGAGAGGATTTTCAGTGTCCTGGAATCGAAGCTTGAAAATAAAGGTATGCGAACTCGAACCAACGAGGTTGAGGTTTTCGTCGCAACTGCTCAGAAAAATCTCCACGAGGAACGAATGCGAATACTCGCTGAATTGTGGGACGCTGGTATCAAAGCCGAACATTCGTACAAGAAACACTCGAAAATCCTCGCCCAGTTGCAGCATTGCGAGGAGAATGGAATTCCTCTGGTGGTCATTATCGGCGAGGGCGAATTGCAGAGGGGCGAAGTCACATTCCGGGAAGTGACGTCGAGAGCTGAAAAGTCTGTGCCGAGGAAAGAACTCGTCCAGGAGATTCAAAAGTGGATCGAACATTCACGAACAAATCCTTAG
- the LOC117170341 gene encoding histidine--tRNA ligase, cytoplasmic isoform X1 — protein MADETKTKLLEQIKQQGDLVRKLKAEKADITAEPRTSAEIKTELALINKELVEVSYICGWIPTDKDAKLFDLCTKHINGELTSWPHLKRWYDNMNSYTPAERLKFAALKGEISPLVKKVDRLISSEVSDDKNLDKKISEGVAKLLNLKAQIGDDNVAQKFTLKTPKGTRDYNPEQMALRLGVLDKIVAVFKRHGAVTIDTPIFELKEVLTGKYGEDSKLIYDLKDQGGEILALRYDLTVPFARYLAMSKISSIKRYHIAKVYRRDNPAMTKGRYREFYQCDFDIAGQYDPMLPDVECLRIISEALSSLNLGPFLIKVNHRCILDGIFETCGVPKSQFRGICSAVDKLDKSPWEEVRKEMVEEKNLDGAIADKIGAYVSLSGQIELVEKLRQDENLMKSPSAVQGLNAMELLLKYCEIYKISDNVKFDMSLARGLDYYTGVIYEAVLTGDDVGVGSIAGGGRYDNLVGMFDTKNKNVPCVGLSLGVERIFSVLESKLENKGMRTRTNEVEVFVATAQKNLHEERMRILAELWDAGIKAEHSYKKHSKILAQLQHCEENGIPLVVIIGEGELQRGEVTFREVTSRAEKSVPRKELVQEIQKWIEHSRTNP, from the exons ATGGCTGATGAAACGAAGACGAAGCTTCTTGAGCAGATAAAACAACAGGGAGATCTTGTGCGGAAATTGAAAGCTGAAAAGGCAGACATCACTGCT GAACCTAGAACCTCTGcagaaataaaaacagaattaGCGTTAATAAATAAAGAGCTGGTAGAAGTTAGCTATATTTGTGGCTGGATTCCGACGGACAAGGATGCAAAACTATTTGACTTGTGTACCAAACATATAAATGGTGAATTAACAAGTTGGCCTCACTTGAAAAGATGGTATGATAATATGAACAGCTATACTCCAGCTGAGCGCTTAAAGTTCGCTGCTCTAAAAGGAGAAATTTCACCTTTAGTGAAGAAAGTCGATCGCCTAATAAGTTCTGAAGTTTCTGACgataaaaatttagataaaaag atatcggAAGGGGTAGccaaattattaaacttaaaGGCCCAAATAGGAGATGACAATGTCGCTCAGAAGTTCACACTCAAAACGCCCAAAGGTACGAGAGACTACAATCCTGAACAAATGGCCTTACGGCTCGGAGTATTGGACAAAATTGTCGCTGTCTTTAAACGTCACGGGGCAGTCACTATTGACACTCCCATTTTTGAACTCaag GAAGTTCTCACGGGAAAATATGGCGAGGACTCGAAGCTTATATACGACCTGAAAGATCAGGGCGGAGAAATTCTCGCTCTCAGGTACGACTTAACTGTTCCTTTCGCGAGATACTTGGCCATGAGCAAGATCTCGAGCATCAAAAGGTACCACATAGCCAAAGTTTACAGGAGAGATAATCCTGCGATGACAAAAGGACGATATCGCGAATTTTATCAATGT GATTTTGACATAGCTGGTCAGTACGACCCGATGTTACCAGACGTAGAATGCCTTCGCATAATTTCTGAGGCTCTATCTTCCTTGAATTTAGGACCCTTTTTAATTAAGGTTAATCATAGATGTATCTTAGACGGCATATTCGAGACGTGTGGTGTTCCCAAATCCCAATTTCGCGGTATTTGTTCCGCCGTGGACAAACTGGACAAGAGTCCTTGGGAGGAAGTCCGGAAGGAAATGGTGGAGGAAAAGAATCTGGATGGTGCGATCGCTGATAAAATTGGTGCTTATGTCTCGCTCTCTGGACAAATTGAACTTGTCGAGAAATTGAGACAAGATGAGAATCTGATGAAATCTCCAAGTGCTGTGCAAGGTCTCAATGCGATGGAGTTATTATTGAAGTATTGTGAGATTTATAAAATCAGTGATAATGTCAAATTCGACATGAGTTTGGCGAGGGGACTGGATTACTACACTGGAGTGATTTATGAAGCAGTATTAACCG GAGATGACGTTGGTGTTGGAAGCATAGCTGGTGGAGGTCGCTACGACAATTTGGTTGGAATGTtcgacacaaaaaataaaaacgtgcCCTGTGTGGGATTATCTCTAGGAGTCGAGAGGATTTTCAGTGTCCTGGAATCGAAGCTTGAAAATAAAGGTATGCGAACTCGAACCAACGAGGTTGAGGTTTTCGTCGCAACTGCTCAGAAAAATCTCCACGAGGAACGAATGCGAATACTCGCTGAATTGTGGGACGCTGGTATCAAAGCCGAACATTCGTACAAGAAACACTCGAAAATCCTCGCCCAGTTGCAGCATTGCGAGGAGAATGGAATTCCTCTGGTGGTCATTATCGGCGAGGGCGAATTGCAGAGGGGCGAAGTCACATTCCGGGAAGTGACGTCGAGAGCTGAAAAGTCTGTGCCGAGGAAAGAACTCGTCCAGGAGATTCAAAAGTGGATCGAACATTCACGAACAAATCCTTAG
- the LOC117170341 gene encoding histidine--tRNA ligase, cytoplasmic isoform X3, whose translation MFRPTITNFILAARQFRNTSTVVTPKISEGVAKLLNLKAQIGDDNVAQKFTLKTPKGTRDYNPEQMALRLGVLDKIVAVFKRHGAVTIDTPIFELKEVLTGKYGEDSKLIYDLKDQGGEILALRYDLTVPFARYLAMSKISSIKRYHIAKVYRRDNPAMTKGRYREFYQCDFDIAGQYDPMLPDVECLRIISEALSSLNLGPFLIKVNHRCILDGIFETCGVPKSQFRGICSAVDKLDKSPWEEVRKEMVEEKNLDGAIADKIGAYVSLSGQIELVEKLRQDENLMKSPSAVQGLNAMELLLKYCEIYKISDNVKFDMSLARGLDYYTGVIYEAVLTGDDVGVGSIAGGGRYDNLVGMFDTKNKNVPCVGLSLGVERIFSVLESKLENKGMRTRTNEVEVFVATAQKNLHEERMRILAELWDAGIKAEHSYKKHSKILAQLQHCEENGIPLVVIIGEGELQRGEVTFREVTSRAEKSVPRKELVQEIQKWIEHSRTNP comes from the exons ATGTTTCGTCCGACGATTACGAATTTCATCCTCGCTGCCCGACAATTTCGCAACACGTCGACGGTCGTGACCCCAAAG atatcggAAGGGGTAGccaaattattaaacttaaaGGCCCAAATAGGAGATGACAATGTCGCTCAGAAGTTCACACTCAAAACGCCCAAAGGTACGAGAGACTACAATCCTGAACAAATGGCCTTACGGCTCGGAGTATTGGACAAAATTGTCGCTGTCTTTAAACGTCACGGGGCAGTCACTATTGACACTCCCATTTTTGAACTCaag GAAGTTCTCACGGGAAAATATGGCGAGGACTCGAAGCTTATATACGACCTGAAAGATCAGGGCGGAGAAATTCTCGCTCTCAGGTACGACTTAACTGTTCCTTTCGCGAGATACTTGGCCATGAGCAAGATCTCGAGCATCAAAAGGTACCACATAGCCAAAGTTTACAGGAGAGATAATCCTGCGATGACAAAAGGACGATATCGCGAATTTTATCAATGT GATTTTGACATAGCTGGTCAGTACGACCCGATGTTACCAGACGTAGAATGCCTTCGCATAATTTCTGAGGCTCTATCTTCCTTGAATTTAGGACCCTTTTTAATTAAGGTTAATCATAGATGTATCTTAGACGGCATATTCGAGACGTGTGGTGTTCCCAAATCCCAATTTCGCGGTATTTGTTCCGCCGTGGACAAACTGGACAAGAGTCCTTGGGAGGAAGTCCGGAAGGAAATGGTGGAGGAAAAGAATCTGGATGGTGCGATCGCTGATAAAATTGGTGCTTATGTCTCGCTCTCTGGACAAATTGAACTTGTCGAGAAATTGAGACAAGATGAGAATCTGATGAAATCTCCAAGTGCTGTGCAAGGTCTCAATGCGATGGAGTTATTATTGAAGTATTGTGAGATTTATAAAATCAGTGATAATGTCAAATTCGACATGAGTTTGGCGAGGGGACTGGATTACTACACTGGAGTGATTTATGAAGCAGTATTAACCG GAGATGACGTTGGTGTTGGAAGCATAGCTGGTGGAGGTCGCTACGACAATTTGGTTGGAATGTtcgacacaaaaaataaaaacgtgcCCTGTGTGGGATTATCTCTAGGAGTCGAGAGGATTTTCAGTGTCCTGGAATCGAAGCTTGAAAATAAAGGTATGCGAACTCGAACCAACGAGGTTGAGGTTTTCGTCGCAACTGCTCAGAAAAATCTCCACGAGGAACGAATGCGAATACTCGCTGAATTGTGGGACGCTGGTATCAAAGCCGAACATTCGTACAAGAAACACTCGAAAATCCTCGCCCAGTTGCAGCATTGCGAGGAGAATGGAATTCCTCTGGTGGTCATTATCGGCGAGGGCGAATTGCAGAGGGGCGAAGTCACATTCCGGGAAGTGACGTCGAGAGCTGAAAAGTCTGTGCCGAGGAAAGAACTCGTCCAGGAGATTCAAAAGTGGATCGAACATTCACGAACAAATCCTTAG
- the LOC117169871 gene encoding uncharacterized protein LOC117169871 — MGVNPRSLQGQNVARFLADLSITEGLSYNTILLHRAAITTFCAGGPASDASTDFLVRQTLKAISIAKPREIKSPIWDARILLNWLAKPTDTLSLFEISRRTATLLLLASGRRNHDLTLLRMSKDYLENREDDIVMWPTFGSKTDRVSFRQSGWRISKHPNIWLCPITWIRTKLKRAQERRKDFNVDALFITIYGDVKPASRTVIPNWIRSVLKKAGIDASPGSIRSGIASRSWLDDLPVQDILDRGNWRCSETFKKHYYREVSNDNQLDPSLSFPKFTPI; from the coding sequence ATGGGGGTGAACCCAAGATCTCTACAAGGTCAGAACGTGGCTAGATTTCTAGCGGACTTGTCAATTACCGAAGGTCTGTCCTATAACACAATTCTCCTTCATAGAGCTGCCATAACTACCTTCTGCGCTGGTGGACCTGCCTCAGACGCATCTACTGACTTTCTAGTTCGACAAACCCTCAAGGCTATCTCGATTGCTAAGCCTCGTGAGATCAAATCCCCTATCTGGGATGCTCGGATTCTTCTCAACTGGCTAGCTAAACCTACGGATACCTTATCTTTATTTGAGATTTCCAGGCGGACAGCAACCCTACTCCTATTAGCTTCTGGACGACGAAATCACGATCTGACACTTTTAAGAATGTCAAAAGACTACCTAGAGAATCGAGAAGATGATATAGTTATGTGGCCAACCTTCGGCTCTAAGACGGACCGAGTTTCTTTTAGACAATCGGGTTGGAGGATTTCCAAACACCCGAATATCTGGCTGTGTCCTATCACATGGATCAGGACAAAGCTTAAAAGGGCACAGGAAAGAAGAAAAGATTTCAATGTCGATGCTCTTTTCATAACCATCTATGGAGACGTTAAGCCTGCGTCTAGAACTGTCATCCCTAATTGGATCAGATCAGTCCTCAAGAAAGCCGGAATAGATGCCTCACCAGGAAGCATTCGTTCAGGGATAGCCTCACGAAGTTGGCTAGACGACCTCCCTGTCCAGGACATTCTAGACCGTGGTAACTGGAGATGCTCCGAAACCTTTAAGAAACATTATTACCGTGAAGTTTCAAATGACAATCAGCTCGATCCTAGTTTATCTTTTCCGAAGTTTACTCCTATTTAA